One bacterium DNA segment encodes these proteins:
- a CDS encoding U32 family peptidase, whose translation MTKITVPVSHPEEVEMLAAGGAGEFFCGYVPQEWLERYGGAFWLNRRGPVAGNLLQRDDVSLLAERSHARGIPVYVTFNAPYYTAEQQEFLLPLIGRLAEESGIDGVIVSDVGFLVELRRVLPGLPVHASSVMATLNPGMVDFLATLGASRVIFPRSLGIEDLSALRAAAAGRLETEAFVLNEGCVFEEGYCMTTHRSVGALCVQLPDVPHRVLPLTPGAAASLDGEDRRPAREMMGAFRDWVWFQNGCGNSVTERGIPNGPCGLCALFDLVAAGVTSLKISGRAGSSFRKLASLRMVRAVLDLVEDGATREEAAREAVAIRDTPEFCNAGYMCYYREKAS comes from the coding sequence GTGACGAAGATCACCGTGCCGGTCAGCCACCCCGAAGAGGTGGAGATGCTCGCCGCGGGCGGCGCGGGGGAGTTCTTCTGCGGCTACGTTCCGCAGGAGTGGCTCGAACGGTACGGCGGGGCGTTCTGGCTGAACCGCCGCGGCCCCGTGGCGGGGAACCTCCTCCAGCGCGACGACGTTTCCCTGCTGGCGGAACGGTCGCACGCGCGCGGCATCCCGGTGTACGTGACGTTCAACGCCCCGTACTACACGGCGGAGCAGCAGGAGTTCCTTCTCCCGCTCATCGGCCGGCTCGCGGAGGAGTCCGGGATCGACGGCGTCATCGTCTCCGATGTCGGGTTTCTCGTGGAGCTGCGGCGCGTCCTGCCGGGCCTTCCCGTCCACGCCAGCTCCGTGATGGCGACGCTCAATCCCGGGATGGTCGACTTCCTCGCAACGCTTGGGGCGAGCCGCGTGATCTTTCCCCGCAGTCTCGGGATCGAGGATCTCTCCGCGCTCCGCGCCGCCGCCGCGGGACGGCTGGAGACCGAGGCGTTCGTCCTGAACGAGGGGTGCGTCTTCGAGGAAGGGTACTGCATGACGACCCACCGCAGCGTGGGGGCGCTGTGCGTGCAGCTTCCGGACGTCCCGCACCGGGTCCTCCCGTTGACCCCGGGCGCCGCCGCATCGCTCGACGGGGAAGATCGCCGGCCGGCCCGCGAGATGATGGGCGCGTTCCGGGACTGGGTCTGGTTCCAGAACGGGTGCGGGAACTCGGTCACGGAGCGGGGGATCCCGAACGGTCCGTGCGGGCTCTGCGCGTTGTTCGACCTCGTCGCTGCGGGCGTGACCTCCCTCAAGATCTCCGGCCGCGCCGGCTCGAGCTTCCGGAAGCTTGCGAGCCTCCGGATGGTACGCGCCGTCCTCGACCTGGTGGAGGACGGCGCCACGCGCGAGGAGGCGGCGCGCGAGGCGGTCGCGATCCGGGACACGCCGGAGTTCTGCAACGCGGGGTACATGTGCTACTACCGGGAGAAGGCGTCGTGA
- a CDS encoding ABC transporter ATP-binding protein, whose translation MTKRLASLWRFVRPQRGILSATFVLSLLATAASLYAPFLSKRLVDDVILRGNWAGLPPLLLTMVLFAAAGMVLGGVSSYLYTRGSSKILVAMRVALFDHLERAEMRFFGRTRVGEIVARLNNDMVEVQGILVDVPMAFVTSSVRLVVASAILIAMSWPLFLVSNVLVPLGVLGLWLTRNVITGMSRELREKNAAVGTRIIDTFTGIRLVRSSATERRELGKFEQENLSLVRSVLRFQAIFSLSRGIPSFVLGCSATLAFLYGGTMVRDGVISVGTLVAFTAFQVQVIAPIQNLLGQYAALRKGRASLERVFEFFDVPTEEDPEDAEAFVSLSDGIVFDDVVFAYGGEARVLDGLSLHLPAGKTIALVGESGAGKSTLVDLLLHYYEPQGGEIRLDGVPLGRLRRATLRRRIALVTTEPYLFHGTLEENVRYGTPGADPEGQGWPSAEAGRDATDSIASAARVADALANADLAEFVRSLPDGLSTVVGERGFSLSAGQRQRVALARAFLRRPEILVLDEATSSLDLLSEDRVRRAIAGLMEGKTTLIVTHRIHAVRDADRIVVLSDGRISHQGTHEELTRQPGAYKSFLRVCADGARDREEIGRA comes from the coding sequence GTGACGAAGCGGCTGGCCTCCCTGTGGAGATTCGTGCGGCCCCAGCGGGGGATTCTCTCCGCGACCTTCGTCCTTTCCCTCCTCGCCACGGCGGCTTCCCTGTACGCTCCGTTCCTGTCGAAGCGGCTGGTGGACGACGTGATCCTCCGCGGGAACTGGGCGGGGCTGCCCCCCCTTCTTCTCACCATGGTCCTTTTCGCCGCCGCGGGGATGGTCCTGGGCGGGGTCAGCAGCTATCTCTACACGAGGGGATCGTCGAAGATCCTCGTCGCCATGCGGGTCGCCCTCTTCGATCACCTGGAGCGGGCCGAGATGCGCTTCTTCGGGCGGACGCGGGTGGGGGAGATCGTCGCGCGGCTCAACAACGACATGGTGGAAGTCCAGGGGATCCTCGTGGACGTCCCGATGGCGTTCGTCACCAGCTCCGTCCGGCTCGTCGTCGCCTCCGCCATCCTCATCGCCATGTCCTGGCCGCTCTTCCTCGTGAGCAACGTCCTCGTTCCGCTGGGCGTGCTCGGACTCTGGCTCACCCGCAACGTCATCACGGGAATGAGCCGCGAGCTGCGGGAGAAGAACGCCGCGGTGGGAACCCGGATCATCGACACCTTCACGGGAATTCGCCTGGTCCGGTCCAGCGCCACGGAACGCCGGGAGCTGGGAAAATTCGAACAGGAGAACCTGTCGCTGGTGCGCTCCGTTCTCCGGTTCCAGGCGATCTTCTCCTTGTCCCGCGGGATTCCGTCGTTCGTGCTGGGGTGCTCGGCCACGCTCGCCTTCCTCTACGGCGGCACGATGGTCCGGGACGGCGTGATCTCCGTGGGGACCCTCGTGGCGTTCACCGCCTTCCAGGTCCAGGTGATCGCGCCGATCCAGAACCTTCTGGGCCAGTACGCGGCGTTGCGGAAAGGGAGGGCGTCCCTGGAGCGGGTGTTCGAGTTTTTCGACGTTCCCACGGAAGAGGACCCCGAAGATGCGGAAGCGTTCGTCTCTCTTTCGGACGGCATCGTCTTCGACGACGTGGTCTTCGCCTACGGCGGCGAGGCCCGGGTCCTGGACGGCCTGTCGCTGCACCTCCCGGCGGGCAAGACGATCGCGCTCGTCGGGGAGAGCGGCGCCGGGAAATCGACGCTCGTCGACCTGCTCCTCCACTATTACGAGCCGCAAGGGGGGGAGATCCGGCTCGACGGGGTTCCCCTCGGGCGGCTTCGCCGCGCGACGCTCCGGCGGCGGATCGCCCTGGTCACCACCGAGCCGTACCTCTTCCACGGCACCCTCGAGGAGAACGTCCGGTACGGGACGCCCGGAGCCGATCCCGAAGGCCAGGGATGGCCAAGTGCCGAGGCGGGCAGGGATGCCACGGATTCTATTGCCTCGGCCGCCCGGGTCGCCGATGCCCTCGCGAACGCGGACCTGGCGGAGTTCGTCCGTTCCCTGCCGGACGGCCTTTCCACCGTCGTGGGAGAGCGGGGTTTCTCCCTTTCCGCGGGACAGCGGCAGCGCGTGGCGCTTGCCCGGGCGTTCCTCCGCCGCCCGGAGATCCTCGTCCTCGACGAGGCGACCTCCTCCCTCGATCTCCTCTCGGAAGATCGCGTCCGTCGCGCGATCGCCGGTTTGATGGAGGGGAAGACGACCCTGATCGTCACCCATCGGATCCACGCCGTCCGGGATGCGGACCGGATCGTGGTCCTCTCGGACGGGCGGATCAGCCACCAGGGGACCCACGAGGAGCTGACGCGGCAACCGGGT